A window of Chitinophaga sp. MM2321 contains these coding sequences:
- a CDS encoding sigma-70 family RNA polymerase sigma factor — MNEPIDDIALLAELQSGNAKSAYEQIFKKYYKLLYVKAYYMLGDEMEAEDLVQGLLGKIWENQLYHSVNTSLKAYLYKAVNNKCLDLIEKKKNEQKQLNEYRITLNHAPVLEEAYMVPDNGMSWQDMKQDFDAALSELPPQRMEAFNLVFLQEKKYREAAEKMGISINSVKTHLRIAVRTLRQRLLHLK, encoded by the coding sequence ATGAATGAGCCAATAGATGACATAGCCCTCCTGGCGGAATTGCAATCTGGCAATGCCAAAAGTGCCTATGAGCAGATTTTTAAAAAATACTACAAGCTCTTGTATGTAAAAGCATATTATATGCTGGGCGATGAGATGGAGGCGGAAGACCTGGTACAGGGGCTGTTGGGTAAGATATGGGAAAACCAGCTGTATCATTCAGTAAATACTTCGCTGAAGGCATACCTTTACAAGGCCGTTAATAATAAATGCCTGGATCTGATCGAGAAGAAAAAGAATGAACAAAAACAGTTAAATGAATACCGGATTACGCTGAACCATGCACCTGTATTGGAAGAAGCATATATGGTACCGGATAATGGCATGTCCTGGCAGGATATGAAACAGGATTTTGACGCTGCGCTCAGTGAGTTGCCCCCACAGCGGATGGAAGCTTTTAACCTTGTATTTTTACAGGAGAAAAAATACAGGGAGGCAGCTGAAAAAATGGGGATCAGTATTAATTCAGTAAAAACACATTTAAGAATAGCAGTACGTACCTTGCGTCAGCGGTTACTACATCTAAAATGA
- a CDS encoding FecR domain-containing protein, which translates to MEYNKEHIDRLMMEKLVGTISGEEDLYLEELIRKDEGVRDLWENIVSRMDTPESSVVLQQIDEEKAWQKWDKKYGGIAATPLRRITIYGSLIAASVLLLLTVGLHFFRQQHPAAAPLSVNRVADTAAVKLTLGNGKEVALSGRANQQLQVGSLQLNIAQQKFSFNSSDPLSTEMNTLTVPAGYDYRIELADGTEVWLNAVSNLRFPSAFPKKQREVYLDGEAYFKIAANAESPFIVHTAQLTIKVLGTEFNVNAYEDGPVKTSLVKGSVAVSTKDDRPVIIRPGYQGIALPAGNITVDKFDERTELSWMQGHYYFKKRTIREIAITIQRWYNIQVVFDNPAAANLQLSGLLRRNSPVTDFLDNLRTTADIDYYFKDGVLHLK; encoded by the coding sequence ATGGAATACAACAAAGAACATATTGACCGGCTAATGATGGAGAAACTGGTAGGAACCATTTCCGGGGAGGAAGATCTGTATCTGGAAGAGCTGATCAGAAAAGATGAGGGGGTACGTGACTTATGGGAGAACATTGTTTCCAGGATGGATACCCCTGAATCCAGTGTGGTCTTACAACAGATAGATGAGGAAAAGGCATGGCAAAAATGGGATAAGAAATATGGCGGGATAGCTGCTACCCCTTTGCGCCGTATAACCATATACGGATCGCTGATAGCGGCTTCTGTACTCTTGTTGCTGACAGTAGGACTGCATTTTTTCCGGCAGCAACACCCGGCAGCGGCGCCACTGTCAGTTAACCGGGTTGCAGATACAGCCGCCGTTAAACTGACTTTGGGGAATGGAAAAGAAGTGGCTCTCTCTGGAAGGGCTAATCAGCAATTGCAGGTGGGGAGTCTTCAGTTAAATATCGCGCAGCAAAAATTTAGTTTCAATAGCAGTGATCCGCTTAGCACGGAAATGAATACACTAACAGTTCCTGCCGGTTATGATTATCGTATTGAGCTGGCAGATGGTACGGAGGTATGGTTGAATGCTGTATCCAATCTTCGTTTCCCTTCCGCATTCCCGAAAAAGCAACGGGAAGTATACCTGGATGGGGAAGCATATTTTAAGATAGCGGCAAATGCAGAAAGCCCTTTCATTGTACATACGGCCCAATTGACTATCAAGGTGCTGGGAACGGAGTTTAATGTGAATGCGTATGAAGATGGTCCGGTGAAAACTTCTTTGGTAAAAGGAAGTGTGGCAGTAAGTACAAAAGATGACCGGCCGGTAATAATAAGACCCGGTTACCAGGGCATTGCCTTGCCTGCCGGCAACATCACAGTGGATAAATTTGATGAAAGAACTGAGCTTTCATGGATGCAGGGGCACTATTATTTCAAGAAAAGAACTATCCGTGAAATTGCCATAACCATACAACGCTGGTATAATATACAGGTGGTATTTGACAATCCTGCTGCCGCCAACCTGCAACTGAGCGGCTTATTGCGCCGTAATAGCCCGGTAACGGATTTTCTGGATAACCTCAGAACCACCGCTGATATTGATTATTATTTTAAAGATGGCGTCCTGCATCTTAAATAG
- a CDS encoding TonB-dependent receptor, with protein sequence MGNFCVKLLRQMLMIQCCLFISQVLMAQVEKIPVVTIQGDKIPVSKVFTAIEQQTGLTVFYSHNLLKDDAPVSLDMHQASVSEVLNHVLKGTGITYTISKEVILLKKRGNTTSQERTARPPGEITGSVTDEKANPLPGVSIAVKGTRKGAATDTDGRFRVSANTGDTLVFSFMGYVSREIPVAKDVVFDIILKQDAANLGEVVVVAFGTQKKATITGAISSIQTKEIKQSPAANLAVTLAGRLPGLTAIQTSGEPGRDAVNLFLRGQGTINGQNPLILVDGVERELTYIDPNEVDNVTILKDASSTAMFGVRGANGVILITTRRGRSEKPEISFSAETGQQGFTRTPSQVSAYDFATLRNQAGVNDGLGPNFFYSDAALEHYKLQDDPVHYPNNNWSKLLLNDYVTQNRYNLNLSGGGNFVRYFVNAGYLQQGGQWKVSEKKDYDPSAFLKRYNFRSNIDATLNKAKTLTAFLNVAGYLEKVNSPATSVSGVNANYTDRSVLLAAIWNTSPLQAGPLTPDGQILTGGGQIYPAYAEINRTGYLQETRSNIMASFGMQQDLKVITPGLSVKFMMSFDSRTVYSLLANRDYQRWEQVTQGDTIAYRRFNEKENTNLVTSTASRFESYTNSQLFINYNRTFGTKHTFTGLLLAQQDQRIRPNDRLPYNLRGVAGRATYAYDNKYFAEINAGYNGSEQFAKGHRYGFFPSFSAGWLISDELFLQGNKVLSLLKLRGSYGLVGNDRLGGRRFLYLDNVQIGGGGYSGNVGKGQTVNENSLGNPDLRWEISKKTNVGMELGLFNQFVLTVDVYRESRNDMMINRQTVPMVNGFPGALPPVNLGRMKNHGYEIELNYNKTINKDLFVLAKLNFNHAINKVEFMDEARRTDDYAYPYRQTGYAYGQFFGMITDGYWGSQEEITKSELTFVGTQPRPGDLKFKDANGDKIVDERDQAPIGFTSVPQYTFGSAFNVSYKNFDVSVLFQGVSRVSNLFANVGVYENSGTLTSYRSRMFNAWTEERAAAGLPIDFPALSTSISYSESTVNSFFVENTTYVRLKNVELGYTLPVRWSNKIGSQRIRFYANGLNLYTWTKMRNGDFDPEVSSPLSYPIIKTFNFGVNVVF encoded by the coding sequence ATGGGGAACTTTTGTGTAAAGCTACTCAGGCAAATGCTGATGATACAATGCTGCTTGTTTATCAGTCAGGTTTTAATGGCGCAGGTAGAAAAGATACCTGTAGTTACTATACAGGGAGATAAAATACCTGTATCAAAAGTATTCACAGCCATAGAACAGCAAACCGGATTGACCGTTTTCTACAGCCACAACTTATTAAAAGATGATGCCCCGGTTAGCCTGGATATGCACCAGGCCAGCGTGTCAGAGGTGCTGAACCACGTCTTGAAAGGTACAGGCATTACCTACACGATCAGCAAGGAAGTAATCCTGCTGAAAAAGAGAGGCAATACTACTTCGCAGGAAAGAACCGCCAGACCACCCGGAGAAATAACCGGCAGCGTAACGGATGAAAAAGCAAATCCTTTACCTGGGGTAAGTATTGCCGTTAAAGGCACTAGGAAAGGCGCTGCAACAGATACGGACGGACGTTTCCGTGTATCTGCAAACACAGGTGATACGCTTGTATTTTCTTTCATGGGCTACGTATCCCGGGAAATACCGGTAGCAAAGGATGTGGTCTTTGACATCATATTAAAACAAGATGCCGCCAACCTGGGAGAAGTGGTGGTAGTGGCTTTCGGCACGCAAAAGAAAGCGACGATTACAGGAGCCATTTCTTCTATACAAACAAAAGAAATAAAACAAAGTCCCGCAGCCAACCTGGCCGTTACACTGGCGGGCCGTTTGCCGGGCCTTACCGCGATACAAACCTCCGGAGAGCCTGGCAGGGATGCTGTTAATCTCTTCCTGCGTGGTCAGGGCACTATTAACGGACAAAACCCACTCATCCTGGTAGATGGCGTGGAGCGGGAACTGACCTATATCGATCCCAATGAAGTGGATAATGTTACAATCTTAAAAGATGCCTCTTCCACCGCCATGTTTGGGGTAAGAGGTGCCAACGGCGTAATACTCATCACCACTCGCAGGGGCCGGTCAGAGAAGCCGGAGATCAGCTTCTCGGCTGAAACAGGGCAGCAGGGATTTACCCGCACGCCCTCACAGGTAAGCGCCTACGATTTTGCAACATTGAGGAACCAGGCCGGCGTAAATGATGGACTAGGCCCCAATTTTTTTTACTCCGATGCCGCCCTGGAACATTATAAACTGCAGGATGACCCCGTGCATTATCCGAATAATAACTGGTCCAAATTACTGTTGAATGACTACGTCACTCAAAACAGGTATAACCTTAACCTGTCTGGTGGTGGAAATTTTGTGCGGTATTTTGTGAATGCCGGTTATCTGCAACAGGGTGGACAATGGAAAGTATCGGAGAAGAAAGATTATGATCCTTCTGCATTCCTAAAACGATATAACTTTCGGTCAAATATTGATGCTACATTAAATAAAGCCAAAACATTAACGGCATTTCTGAACGTAGCCGGTTACCTGGAAAAAGTAAACTCCCCGGCTACCAGTGTATCCGGTGTGAATGCCAATTATACCGACAGAAGTGTACTGCTGGCAGCTATTTGGAACACTTCACCGTTGCAGGCCGGCCCTCTGACACCAGATGGTCAGATCCTTACCGGTGGTGGTCAGATCTATCCCGCTTATGCGGAGATCAACCGTACCGGTTATCTGCAGGAAACAAGGAGTAATATCATGGCCTCCTTTGGTATGCAGCAGGACCTGAAAGTTATTACGCCGGGATTATCTGTAAAATTCATGATGTCTTTCGACAGCCGTACGGTATATTCATTACTGGCAAACCGTGATTACCAGCGATGGGAACAGGTTACACAGGGAGATACCATCGCCTATCGGCGATTCAATGAAAAGGAAAATACCAACCTCGTTACTTCTACCGCCAGCCGTTTTGAGTCCTATACCAACTCGCAACTTTTCATCAACTACAACCGCACCTTCGGCACTAAACATACATTTACAGGATTACTGCTGGCACAGCAGGACCAACGTATACGCCCCAACGACAGGCTTCCCTATAACCTGAGAGGGGTTGCAGGACGTGCTACCTATGCTTATGATAATAAATATTTTGCGGAGATAAATGCCGGTTACAACGGCTCCGAGCAATTTGCCAAAGGACACCGGTATGGGTTCTTTCCATCCTTTTCAGCCGGCTGGCTGATATCTGATGAGCTTTTCCTGCAAGGTAACAAGGTACTCAGCCTGCTGAAATTAAGAGGCTCTTACGGATTGGTAGGTAACGACCGGCTGGGAGGCAGGAGATTCCTGTACCTGGATAATGTGCAGATAGGCGGTGGTGGTTACAGTGGTAACGTAGGGAAAGGACAAACCGTTAATGAAAATTCATTGGGCAACCCCGATCTCAGATGGGAGATATCAAAGAAAACAAACGTAGGTATGGAACTGGGATTATTTAACCAGTTTGTACTCACTGTAGATGTATACCGGGAGAGCAGAAACGATATGATGATCAACCGGCAGACAGTACCGATGGTGAACGGTTTCCCGGGTGCGCTGCCTCCCGTGAACCTTGGCCGGATGAAGAACCATGGCTATGAGATAGAACTGAATTATAACAAGACTATTAACAAGGACCTTTTTGTATTGGCGAAACTGAATTTCAACCATGCGATAAACAAAGTAGAGTTTATGGATGAAGCAAGACGCACAGATGATTATGCGTATCCATACCGGCAAACAGGTTATGCATATGGTCAGTTTTTTGGAATGATAACAGATGGTTACTGGGGCAGCCAGGAAGAGATTACAAAGTCGGAACTTACTTTTGTAGGAACACAACCCCGGCCCGGCGACCTGAAATTTAAAGATGCTAACGGCGATAAGATCGTTGACGAACGTGATCAGGCTCCCATTGGATTTACCAGCGTTCCGCAATATACTTTTGGCAGTGCATTTAATGTGAGCTATAAAAACTTTGATGTCTCTGTCCTCTTTCAGGGAGTTTCCAGGGTATCTAATTTGTTTGCAAATGTTGGTGTATATGAAAACAGTGGTACCCTGACATCCTACCGGAGCAGGATGTTCAATGCATGGACGGAAGAACGCGCAGCAGCAGGATTGCCTATTGACTTCCCTGCATTGTCTACTTCCATTTCTTACAGTGAATCAACCGTTAATTCCTTCTTTGTGGAGAATACCACTTATGTCCGGCTGAAAAATGTTGAGCTGGGTTACACTTTGCCGGTACGCTGGAGCAATAAAATAGGTTCGCAGCGAATACGCTTTTATGCCAATGGACTGAACCTCTACACCTGGACTAAAATGAGAAACGGGGACTTTGATCCTGAAGTATCCAGTCCGCTCAGCTATCCAATTATTAAGACATTCAATTTTGGTGTGAACGTAGTTTTTTAA
- a CDS encoding GH116 family glycosyl hydrolase translates to MFRSIIGLIAAVCCYMVTWAQQQQGHFFSAPARQPAYTIVEGKGIYEGSWKGRKYEVWPAAGAMWWQTYLEVHQARDLSRSGPWHFNWVVRRNPAWFVSGDLPRFSLVQTDRIPELNPHFNMLGDVRISYTVAGKSYWLDEQGETTVRFYPWGTVHKVTIAESGLTVEVEGLLVENNAIAVTVTTTASKQLPADAQIAITVGGADLKFINFFPEYFTIAPGEEENDILRLHGKSAYLKDPAVKYGAVATCDGNNHLRIIKNTADIKQRAVFSKELLPGTSTMRLLLRKGEEGEGKSADAKVTDPLITAAKQYYNDLLDDYEIQTPDSVLNAGFYASILNMDYTYAAPGWLEGIHEWNSYFSNNYHISAAISLGQMERAKEAVLYFGDREEGPGYVFNADGTRNKDTETRSEEGLPYYILQLWQYWKATGDNATLAKVWEGTRRNFETMAQVRDPEGNGLLNWHYGCNAFLYQADHLQLIGEAASPSLMFCGLLTMMKEMALQQQDTARANIWTKQLEHARSEIIRRLWIPAEGRFAASVTPDGLVQQASYYTDFVFAQLYAGTPAEYNWLSLLACDQRLWINDHLMRAGNYKPDLFGNNAVKPTQMAEAAAAYFSAGRLQKGWALLHGTALGATILTDSPGSFPEFNSNTGWGLPDYAFSNPAAMYARALISDLFGLQRQPMDKPLHWRPAIPATWDNASLRVKDIVMSVASKGQRRMYELKCSQPQGLVCNIPLEGKVVHSVMAGGKGIAYRIISGTIGGEVEIILPPATQHTFTIQFKKESSWQPPTQVAGDRVSWTLPGDGYSIKDPQRVFSSFRIDGRQFSGIPAKHSGRKVFFLAGNNGLTPCELDFGNNVQQPAERITLKGIRENISLDKQFNSDFILGKNFWRLGQHTFDFSGMLKDTTNNNGQLTVGDFRFRVKTNGQNMLVLEVGASDGYTNKLILSARPERTTFNVSKKIAGLEFLVAAECQVRLTDMPIGVVALHYKDGFTENVPLIYGDNIDCMMLPFAKHVTIRKLEFAKHVAAFAIKADPRRELEKFDIALNSPDANVGIFGINLVTATAK, encoded by the coding sequence ATGTTCAGATCGATAATTGGCCTGATAGCGGCTGTCTGTTGTTATATGGTGACTTGGGCGCAGCAGCAGCAGGGCCATTTTTTCAGCGCACCTGCCCGGCAACCAGCGTATACTATTGTAGAAGGGAAAGGCATTTATGAAGGCAGCTGGAAGGGGCGTAAATATGAAGTATGGCCGGCTGCCGGCGCCATGTGGTGGCAGACATACCTGGAGGTGCATCAGGCCCGGGATTTGTCCCGCAGTGGCCCCTGGCACTTTAACTGGGTGGTGCGAAGGAATCCCGCCTGGTTTGTAAGCGGCGACCTTCCCAGGTTTTCGCTTGTGCAAACAGATCGCATCCCCGAACTGAACCCACATTTTAATATGCTGGGAGATGTAAGGATCAGCTATACCGTAGCCGGGAAAAGTTACTGGCTGGATGAGCAGGGAGAAACCACCGTACGGTTTTATCCCTGGGGCACAGTGCATAAAGTAACAATTGCGGAAAGTGGATTGACGGTTGAAGTGGAAGGGCTCCTTGTTGAAAATAACGCTATAGCCGTTACCGTTACTACTACTGCATCCAAACAGTTACCGGCAGATGCACAAATAGCCATTACAGTAGGAGGCGCAGACCTGAAATTTATTAATTTCTTTCCCGAATATTTTACGATTGCACCAGGTGAAGAAGAGAATGATATACTTCGATTGCATGGAAAGAGCGCCTATCTGAAAGACCCTGCGGTTAAATACGGTGCTGTTGCAACATGTGATGGCAACAATCATTTGCGCATCATAAAAAATACGGCGGATATAAAACAGCGCGCGGTTTTTAGTAAAGAGCTTCTTCCCGGAACATCAACCATGCGGTTATTGTTGCGTAAAGGTGAAGAAGGAGAAGGGAAAAGTGCGGATGCAAAAGTAACCGATCCACTTATTACCGCAGCGAAACAATATTACAATGACTTGTTGGATGACTACGAGATCCAAACACCGGATAGCGTATTGAACGCCGGTTTCTATGCATCTATCCTGAACATGGATTATACTTATGCTGCACCGGGCTGGCTGGAAGGCATTCATGAATGGAATTCCTATTTTTCCAATAACTACCACATATCGGCGGCTATCAGCCTTGGACAGATGGAGCGTGCAAAAGAGGCGGTCCTTTATTTTGGTGACCGGGAAGAAGGCCCCGGCTATGTATTCAATGCAGACGGAACACGTAATAAGGATACAGAAACGCGGTCGGAAGAAGGGTTACCATATTATATTCTGCAACTGTGGCAATACTGGAAAGCAACAGGCGACAACGCAACCCTGGCAAAGGTTTGGGAAGGTACCCGTCGCAATTTTGAAACGATGGCCCAGGTCAGAGACCCGGAAGGCAACGGATTATTGAACTGGCATTACGGTTGTAATGCTTTCCTGTACCAGGCAGATCACCTGCAGCTGATAGGTGAAGCGGCTTCGCCCAGTTTGATGTTTTGCGGTTTGCTCACCATGATGAAAGAGATGGCGTTACAACAGCAGGATACCGCCCGTGCAAACATCTGGACAAAACAACTGGAACATGCACGCAGTGAAATAATAAGGCGCTTGTGGATACCCGCAGAGGGCCGGTTTGCGGCGTCAGTTACACCAGACGGATTGGTACAGCAAGCCAGTTATTATACTGATTTTGTATTCGCACAACTTTATGCAGGAACACCTGCGGAATACAACTGGTTGTCTTTATTGGCATGCGACCAACGTCTTTGGATAAACGATCACCTGATGAGAGCGGGGAATTACAAACCGGATCTCTTTGGCAATAACGCTGTGAAGCCCACGCAGATGGCGGAAGCTGCTGCTGCTTATTTCAGCGCAGGACGCTTACAAAAAGGATGGGCGCTGCTACATGGTACTGCGTTGGGAGCTACTATACTGACAGATTCCCCCGGCAGCTTTCCGGAATTTAATTCAAACACAGGCTGGGGATTACCCGATTATGCATTCAGCAACCCCGCTGCCATGTACGCCAGGGCATTGATCAGCGACCTTTTTGGGTTGCAACGGCAACCAATGGATAAGCCTTTACACTGGCGGCCGGCTATCCCGGCAACATGGGATAACGCCAGCCTGCGTGTAAAAGATATTGTGATGTCCGTTGCTTCAAAAGGACAGCGCCGCATGTATGAATTGAAATGTTCGCAACCACAGGGCCTTGTTTGTAACATACCATTGGAAGGTAAGGTGGTACACAGCGTAATGGCCGGCGGCAAAGGGATCGCTTACCGTATTATCTCTGGTACCATTGGTGGAGAAGTGGAAATAATATTGCCACCTGCTACGCAGCATACCTTTACAATTCAGTTTAAAAAGGAAAGCAGCTGGCAGCCCCCCACACAAGTAGCCGGCGACCGCGTTTCCTGGACGCTGCCCGGCGATGGCTACAGTATAAAAGACCCCCAACGGGTTTTTAGTTCTTTTCGCATAGATGGTAGACAGTTCAGCGGCATACCTGCCAAACACAGTGGCAGGAAGGTGTTCTTCCTGGCCGGTAATAATGGATTAACCCCCTGTGAACTCGATTTTGGCAATAACGTACAACAGCCTGCAGAACGGATTACATTGAAAGGTATCCGGGAAAATATCTCCCTGGATAAACAATTCAACAGTGATTTTATTCTTGGTAAGAATTTCTGGCGGCTGGGACAACATACATTTGATTTCTCCGGTATGTTGAAAGATACAACCAACAATAACGGACAATTGACCGTAGGTGATTTCCGCTTCCGGGTAAAGACCAACGGGCAGAACATGCTGGTACTGGAAGTGGGCGCTTCAGATGGTTACACCAATAAACTGATACTCTCTGCACGGCCGGAAAGAACCACATTTAATGTCAGTAAAAAAATAGCAGGGCTGGAATTTCTTGTAGCAGCCGAATGCCAGGTAAGACTGACAGATATGCCAATAGGTGTGGTAGCACTACACTATAAGGATGGTTTTACAGAAAATGTTCCACTCATTTACGGTGACAATATTGACTGTATGATGCTGCCTTTTGCAAAGCATGTAACGATTCGCAAACTGGAATTTGCAAAACATGTGGCAGCATTTGCTATAAAAGCAGATCCCCGGCGCGAGCTTGAAAAATTTGATATCGCACTCAACTCGCCTGATGCCAACGTAGGCATATTTGGAATAAATCTGGTAACAGCGACAGCAAAATGA
- a CDS encoding RagB/SusD family nutrient uptake outer membrane protein → MIKKIFIISFIIIIAGGCGKDPLDITPDGRTTLKDVFSDNDQTGAYLNSCYAFLQKYGIRYFHFMFLAALSDEAHDSDDPTENLTATAWYKGTLTPSNNPLGNNRGDDNGNYYGTAWQGIRKCNVFLANIDNAKVTNPADAARWKAEAKVLRAYYYWELIKMYGGMPVVDKPFDLTADFVNLKRDAFNDCVQFIVKDCKEAIAEPQLPWRITTGETDRSRFTKAVAYAIMSEATLFNASPLWNPDNNVEKWQQAATLSKEALDALTGNGFMLASDYRNYFLTTPDLGANPADKETILQLKNSDVMDALTNFNGIPSISPYKGGSTPSQELVDAYEMKNGQPPITGYADADHLHPVINTASGYDETDPYVNRDPRFYATVFYNNAYYGTINGVPHYIESHVDGTDGIRNNDRKHTHNGYYLHKFIDASLRNDQGSSAKWRRYRLAEIYLNYAEALNEAYGTTPEAYDAVNAIRSRPSVSMPPLSGLTKEQFRQRVRNERRVELAFEENRFWDVRRWKILDQTDKLTTGMQWTKVAANSFAGKRIVVDRRQSWAEKFHVFPIPSTEIITMPLFVQNPGW, encoded by the coding sequence ATGATCAAGAAAATATTTATCATCTCATTCATTATAATTATCGCCGGAGGCTGCGGGAAAGATCCCCTGGATATAACACCTGATGGCAGAACTACGCTGAAAGATGTTTTCAGTGACAATGATCAGACCGGCGCCTATCTCAATTCCTGCTACGCTTTTTTACAGAAATACGGCATACGCTATTTCCACTTTATGTTCCTGGCGGCGCTCTCTGATGAGGCGCATGATAGTGATGATCCAACTGAAAACCTGACAGCTACGGCCTGGTACAAAGGAACATTGACCCCAAGCAATAATCCACTGGGCAATAACCGTGGAGATGACAATGGTAATTATTACGGTACTGCATGGCAGGGCATCAGAAAGTGCAATGTATTCCTCGCTAATATAGATAATGCAAAGGTTACGAATCCGGCAGATGCCGCCAGGTGGAAGGCCGAAGCTAAAGTACTGCGCGCCTATTATTACTGGGAGCTGATTAAAATGTATGGTGGAATGCCGGTTGTAGATAAACCATTTGACCTTACAGCAGATTTTGTAAACCTGAAACGCGATGCATTCAATGATTGTGTACAGTTTATTGTAAAGGACTGCAAGGAAGCGATTGCCGAACCGCAATTGCCCTGGAGAATAACCACCGGCGAAACAGACAGGAGTCGTTTTACAAAAGCAGTAGCTTATGCTATCATGTCTGAAGCAACATTATTTAATGCCAGTCCTTTATGGAACCCTGATAATAATGTTGAAAAATGGCAACAGGCGGCAACGCTCTCCAAAGAAGCACTTGACGCGCTCACCGGCAACGGGTTTATGCTGGCAAGTGATTATCGGAACTACTTCCTCACTACACCTGATCTGGGCGCCAATCCTGCTGATAAAGAAACGATCCTGCAACTGAAAAACTCGGATGTAATGGATGCCCTGACCAATTTCAATGGGATCCCGTCCATTTCGCCGTACAAAGGAGGTTCCACTCCTTCGCAGGAACTGGTAGATGCTTATGAAATGAAGAACGGGCAGCCACCCATTACCGGCTATGCGGATGCAGATCATTTGCATCCGGTAATCAATACGGCTTCGGGATATGATGAAACCGATCCCTATGTGAACAGGGATCCACGCTTTTATGCCACCGTGTTCTATAACAATGCTTATTATGGTACGATTAACGGTGTTCCTCATTACATAGAATCCCATGTAGACGGCACTGACGGTATACGGAACAATGACCGGAAACATACCCACAACGGTTATTATCTACATAAATTTATTGATGCTTCTTTGCGGAATGATCAGGGAAGCAGTGCCAAATGGAGAAGGTACCGGTTGGCAGAAATTTATCTCAATTATGCAGAAGCGTTAAATGAAGCCTATGGCACTACCCCCGAAGCCTATGATGCTGTTAATGCAATACGATCAAGGCCCAGCGTAAGTATGCCACCACTTAGCGGATTGACGAAAGAGCAATTCCGGCAACGCGTGCGGAATGAACGCCGGGTAGAACTCGCGTTTGAAGAGAACCGTTTCTGGGATGTACGCCGCTGGAAAATTCTGGATCAGACAGACAAGCTCACAACAGGTATGCAATGGACCAAAGTAGCGGCCAATTCATTTGCCGGTAAACGGATTGTTGTAGACAGGCGGCAGTCATGGGCTGAAAAGTTTCATGTCTTCCCTATCCCTTCAACCGAAATAATTACCATGCCTTTGTTTGTACAAAATCCAGGGTGGTAA
- a CDS encoding MazG-like family protein, protein MSDCDIIVQELVKFRDDRHWEQFHDSKNLAAAISIEAAELNELFLWKNMPDAEQVNKERLKEELADVFSFCFLLANKHNLNVKEIVLDKIKKNAEKYPIDKSKGTSKKYNEL, encoded by the coding sequence ATGTCTGATTGCGATATTATAGTACAAGAACTGGTCAAATTCAGGGATGACCGCCATTGGGAACAATTCCATGATTCAAAAAATCTTGCTGCAGCCATTTCAATTGAAGCAGCTGAGCTGAATGAACTCTTTCTATGGAAAAATATGCCTGACGCCGAACAAGTCAATAAAGAAAGGTTGAAAGAAGAATTAGCTGATGTTTTTTCTTTTTGTTTTCTGTTGGCCAATAAGCATAATCTGAATGTAAAAGAGATTGTACTTGACAAGATTAAAAAAAATGCAGAAAAATACCCGATAGATAAATCAAAGGGAACCTCAAAGAAATACAACGAACTGTAA